The following coding sequences are from one Poecile atricapillus isolate bPoeAtr1 chromosome 28, bPoeAtr1.hap1, whole genome shotgun sequence window:
- the ABHD17A gene encoding alpha/beta hydrolase domain-containing protein 17A, which yields MNGLSISQLCCLFCCPPCPSRIAAKLAFLPPEPTYAMVPEPEPVGSTGSLRGAAGRWKLHLKDRADFQYSQRELDNIEVFVTKSGRGNRVGCMYVRCVPGARYTVLFSHGNAVDLGQMSSFYIGLGTRINCNIFSYDYSGYGVSTGKPSERNLYSDIDAAWQALRTRYGISPENIILYGQSIGTVPTVDLASRYECAAIVLHSPLTSGMRVAFPDTKKTYWFDAFPNIEKISKITSPVLIIHGTEDEVIDFSHGLALFERCPKAVEPLWVDGAGHNDIELYSQYLERLRKFISQELASQRN from the exons ATGAACGGGCTGTCGatcagccagctctgctgcctcttctGCTGCCCGCCCTGCCCCAGCCGCATCGCGGCCAAGCTCGCCTTCCTGCCCCCGGAGCCCACCTACGCCATGGTGCCCGAGCCCGAGCCCGTGGGCAGCACGGGCTCCCTGCGAGGCGCTGCGGGCCGCTGGAAGCTGCACTTGAAGGACCGGGCGGATTTCCAGTACTCCCAGCGGGAGCTGGACAACATCGAGGTGTTCGTCACCAAGAGCGGCCGGGGGAACCGCGTCGGCTGCATGTACGTCCGCTGCGTGCCCGGCGCCAG GTACACGGTGCTCTTCTCCCATGGCAACGCCGTGGACCTGGGGCAGATGAGCAGCTTCTACATTGGGCTGGGCACCCGCATCAACTGCAACATCTTCTCCTACGACTACTCGGGCTACGGCGTGAGCACGGGCAAGCCCTCGGAGCGGAACCTCTACTCTGACATCGACGCCGCGTGGCAGGCGCTGCGCACACG gtaCGGGATCAGCCCGGAGAACATCATTTTGTATGGACAGAGCATCGGCACCGTGCCCACGGTTGACCTGGCCTCCCGCTACGAGTGCGCGGCCATCGTGCTGCACTCCCCGCTCACCTCCGGCATGCGCGTCGCCTTCCCCGACACCAAGAAGACATATTGGTTCGATGCCTTCCCCAA CATCGAGAAGATCTCCAAAATCACCTCTCCTGTCCTCATCATCCACGGTACGGAGGACGAAGTCATCGACTTCTCCCACGGCCTGGCGCTCTTTGAGCGCTGCCCCAAGGCTGTGGAGCCGCTGTGGGTGGACGGGGCCGGGCACAATGACATTGAACTCTACAGCCAGTACCTCGAGCGCCTTCGGAAATTCATCTCCCAGGAGCTGGCCAGTCAACGCAACTAG